TAACGTCACAACGCCTATTATTGATTTACTGCCGTATACAATTTTGCTTTGACCACCAAATATGCTTACTTATTGTTGAAACCATATGGTTGGGGGAAAAATATCCACTCTTCACTTCCGTTTTTTCCATTCACCGGTATACGTTTATCGAGTTGTTGGCTTAAATATCTGTCACTCATTAATTTGAGGTTTCCTATTGGCTGGAGATCACGGGTTTAGGCGGATGTTATCGGCGTGGCACACTGTTGGGGCCGGATTGAAGGGTCggacaggaaaagagagggaaggcGAGGACATCTGTAACGAAAACGGTACTAAAACGAGGAAATGTAACCTATTTATAACTTTGTTTGCTCACCTTGAAAATATAtcatttatttagtaaatatttgaaTGAGGCTTTAAATTTGTTTTCTGTAGGCAAGATGACATGAGGCTATAATACGAGAGACTGctattagctaacattagatagctaCACTAGCTAGCATTAATGACGGAAACGAACGAACAATTGAAGTGAAAAGACTCCTTGTTTCAGACACTATCAGCCAGAGCTATCAGGTCATCATAGGCAGGTATACAGTGCTATCATCACCGTTGTGACGTTAACAACACACTGGTCTGGAAGCTAGCAACTCTTCGCACTTGCCAGTGCCTGGGCAAGATCTCTTGCTTTCCTGGGCAAGATCTCTAGCTTTCTAGCCAACTTGCTAGCCACCACTGACAAGTGACTTCATTTTCATAACCGTCGTCCACCGACCCAGCACATGTTACACTTGGGTGTTTTAAATGGGAAAATCGTTGTAACTAGCTATTTGTTTGTCCAATTAGCTAGTTAGTAGTTTGGGTGCGGCGTTTTGTTGTTGAGGCCATCCAGGTGGTGGCAAGCAGTGTCTTCTGCAGGTAGACTTCTCTTGGCTAGTTGTGATAGTGTCACTAGGTATTATGGCTAATTTCATGTGAACATGGAACAAAAAAGTCCATACATGTATTTTACTGAAATTCAGTAGTTAGGCCTAGAAAGATGGCCAGTATTGGCGGTTTTATCTGAATTTGAGTATTGGTTATTTGCGAAATAATTAACCAAGCGTTGGTTATCATAAACGTTTGGGTTTACAGGCCTCCAACAGTAATTGACTGAAAAGCACTGTGCAATGTTGCCTAACGAATCATACTGTGATACCCCTGGTTACACAGTCTGGGATTAATGCCATGCAGTTGTTTGGAAAATGTCTACAtgccagaatgttgaatacaatttaatttgaatttactCTACCGGTTGTCTGTGTGGTTTGTCCTTTTGCGGATAGGAATTTGAGAAAAGTATCTACAGGGAGATATAATTAAACCGACAACCATGTAAACACCTGCAAGACTTAGGGTAGTATGCATGCATTGCGGGCATGTCCTTCCGTCTTGTGCCCATGCTTCAGGTGAAGAGTAAACAATCCAGATCCACGTTTTGATGTCGGTTTAATAATACTTTCCTGTGAATAGTTTGTCAATTTTAAAGGTAGAAGGACAAAATCAGCGCACAAAGGGTAGAGTAAGTTCAAATGAAGATTATTCAACATTCTGACTTGTAAAAGGGACTGTTTGGTATTGAGTGGAAGCTTCTACACTCTGATTCGTAAGGCAATGTAGCCTCTTCGCTCCAGGAGACTTGTACACATTGGGCTCCCATCGCTGAAGGCTACATCCCTTATCCCCGAAAACATATTCATCAGCCCTTTACCTATTTCCAAGAAATTTCCCGTCACCGATGGCATCTATAGCCTAATTCGGAATGCCTTACAATGATTCTACAACGTTTTCCAGAGCTTACCAAATTCATTCCATATTTCCCTAAAGGTGCAATGGGATCACGCTGGGATCTTGCATAGCGACTATTACGGACTGAAGGGACTAGGGAGTGAGCTTCGGGGAATGTGGTTTTAAACTTATTTTACCGAAGTAGTAAACGCATTGTATAACCCATACCGACTGGTAAGGTATTCCGGGTTTATAGATCTTACTTCAGTGACATTTTTGTTTTTAGGAAATGGGTCAACCCAGAGGACTGGTAAATATGTTTTGGGGGATATGGGATGTAGCCTTCAGTGACGGTAGCCCACTGTGTACAGGTCTCCTGGAGCAAAGGGGctacagtggggtaaaaaagtatttagtcagccaccaattgtgcaagttctcccacttaaaaagatgagagaggcctgtcattttcatcataggtacacgtcaactatgacagacaaaatgagaaaacaaatccagaaaatcacattgtaggattattaatttatttgcaaattattgtggaaaataagtatttggtcacctacaaaccagcaagatttctggctctcacagacctgtaacttcttctttaagaggttcctctgtcctccactcgttacctgtattaatggcacctgtttgaacttgttatcagtataaaagacacctgtccacaacctcaaacagtcacactccaaactccactatggccaagaccaaagagctgtcaaaggacaccagaaacaaaattgtagacctgcaccaggctgggaagactgaatctgcaataggtaagcagcttggtttgaagaaatcaactgtgggagcaattattaggaaatggaagacatacaagaccactgataatctccctcgatctggggctccacgcaagatctcaccccgtgggggcaaaatgatcacaagaacggtgagcaaaaatcccagaaccacacggtcaaaggttaatgaaatacaaatggtatagagagaaatagtcctataattcctataataactacaacttaaaacgtcttacctgggaatattgaagagtcatgaaccaccagctttcatatgttctcatgttctgagcaaggaacttaaatgttagctttcttacatggcacatattgcactttactttcttttccaacactttgtttttgcataatTTAAACCAAgtttaacatgtttcattatttatttgaggctaaattgattttattgatgtattatattaagttaaaataaatgttcattcagtattcttgtaattgtcattattacaaatacattttttttaaaatctgattaaTCGGTACCGTCTTTTTTTGGACCTCCaattatcggtatcggcgttgaaaaatcataatcggtcgacctctagactaaactgcttggagttaccctggattgtaaacggtcatggttaaaacatattgatacaacagtagctgatggggagaagtatgtccATGATAAggtgctgctctaccttcttgacagcactgtcaacaaggcaggtcctacaggccctagttttgtctactgttcagtcgtgtggtcaggtgccacaaaacaaaattgcaattggttcagaacagggcagcacagctggcccttggatgtacacagagagctatgattaataatatgcatgtcaatctctcctggctcaaagtggaggagacattgacctcatcactgcttgtatttatgagaggtattgacatgttgaatgcaccgagctgtctgtctaaactactggcacacagctcggacacccatgcataccccacaagacatgccacgaggcctcttcacagtccccaagtctaaAACAGACTAGGGAAGGTGcacagtactaaatagagccgtgactacaaggaactctattccacatcaggtagcTCGTGCAAGCAGTAAtattagattttaaaaaacaccttatggaacagtggggaccttgaagcaacacaaacatatacacacacacacacaatagcataCATATGGattctgtactgtatatatgtggtggagtaggggcctgagggcacatggTCTGTGAATGTAttataatgtttttaaaatgatataaactgccttaattttgcctgATCCCAGGaagagctaatggggatccataataaatacaacatttttaccatgaaggcctgattcacgcattctcctctgaacagttaatgttgatgtctgctacttgaactctgaagcatttattttggttgcaatctgaggctggtaactctaatgaatttatcctctgcagcagaggtaactctggggcttcctttcctgtgacggtcctcatgagagccaatttcatcatagcacttgatcgtttttgcgactgcacttgaagaaactttcaaagttcttaatgttccatattgattgaccttcatgtcttaaagtaatgatggactgtcttttctctttgcttatttgagctgttattgctataatatggacattggctcaaacgcattaagaaggaaagaaattccacaaattaactaaggcacacctgttaattgaaatgcattccaggtgactacctcatgaagctggttgagagaatgtcaagagtgtgcaaagctgtcatcaaggcaaagggtggctactttgaagaatctcaaaaatattttgatttgcaTAACAtttttggttacatgattccatatgtgttattttaaagttttgatgtcttcactattattctacaatgtagaaaatagttccaAAAAAAACCTGGAATGAGGAAGTGTCCAAATTTCAAATTgtattggccacatacacatgtttagcagatgttattgcgactgtagcgaaatgcttgcgcttctagttccgacagtgcagcaatatctaacaagtaatatgtaacaattccacaacaaatacctaatatacacatctaagtaaaggaatggaataagaatatataaatgtatggatgagcaatgtcagagcggcataggctaagatgcaaatagatagtatagaatacagtatatacatatgagatgagtaatgtaagatatgtaaacattattaaagtgactagtgttccgtttattaaagtggccaatgatttcaagtccaTGTAGGCAGCACCctctgctagtgatggctgtttaacagtctgatggccttgagaagctgtttttcagtctctcagtcccagctttgatgcacctgtactgacctttcaccccggtagcggggtgaacaggcagtggctcgggtggttgatgtacttgattatcttttttgcccccggtgatgctttacacgtggtctgcggttgtaaggccggttggacgtactgccaaattctttgaaatgacgttggaggtggcttatggtagagaaattaacattaaattctatgGCAGCAGCTctgtcctgcagtcagcatgccaattgcacgcttcaTCAAAACGTGGGgcatctgtggcgttgtgtgacaaaactgcacattttagtggccttttattgttccaagcacaaggtgcatctgtgtaatgatcatgctgtttaatcagcttcttgatatgctacacctgtcaggtggataaaTGCTAACTAACAGgcgtggcaggtagcctaatgattagagcgttgggccagtaaccgaaaggttgctggattgaatccccgagctagcaaggtaaaaatctgtcgttctgcccctaaacaaggcagttaactcactgttccccggtaggccgtcattgtaaataagaatttcttaacTGACTaacctgtttttatttatttatgtaacctttatttaaactaggcatgtaaaccaatttgtgcactgcatttgagagaaataagcttgttGTGCttctggaaaatgtctgggatattgTATTACTACATATTAATGTCGTTTTTTTTTCTACAAATTTTGATTTGCTTGGTTGTGTTGCTATATTATCACTGTGAAATACAATAGTTTTTCAATAACATTTGCCACttttttttctggatttttacaTTATCTTGCAGATGGCTGCGATCCGTAAGAAGCTGGTGATCGTGGGAGATGGTGCTTGTGGGAAGACCTGTCTGTTGatagtcttcagtaaagaccaGTTCCCTGAGGTCTACGTACCTACAGTGTTTGAGAACTATGTGGCAGATATTGAGGTGGACAGTAAGCAGGTGAGATTGTACGTTTAGTTACACAGTTTGCCATCAAGACACACTTTGAAGCACCCTTTTTATGTGGATGTCCTGTGGTTTACACATTTTGATAGGTAATCATTTATTCAGAGACAATTGCAGTTTGGCCAAACAGCAGTGTAACTGTGAATATCTGCTCTCCCTGTGAGTTCTAGGTGGAACTGGCCCTCTGGGACACAGCCGGACAGGAGGACTACGACAGACTAAGGCCTCTCTCCTACCCTGACACTGACGTCATCCTCATGTGCTTTTCCATAGATAGTCCTGACAGCTTGGGTAAGACCTTGGTGACTGTAATATTCATATTTGTCATGCATGGTAAATGCAACAAATTATCGTATCACTTGCAGCAGTTTCATAAAATGATCCTGTGTCTGAAACAGAGAATATCCCAGAGAAGTGGACCCCTGAAGTAAAGCACTTCTGTCCAAATGTGCCTATCATTCTTGTGGGTAATAAGAAGGACTTGCGGAATGATGAGCACACACGTCGGGAGTTAGCAAAAATGAAGCAGGTACAGGATGTATTATGAATTCTTATTATGGAATTTCATCAAGTAGACTCATTGCCCTGATCCATTGAAGATATTGTTTTATTTAACATTGAAATTGAACAAACCATGTGCATTAGTTTTAAAGTGGTTGTGCTGCCTTATAAGCTACCTTCACTTAGTGTACTGTTGTCTAATTATACACCGGTTGAGGTTTTTGTTTTGTTCAGTTGGTTTATCCAACATGCTAGTTACGTTTTTGTTTGGCTTGTTGTAATGATTGGTGGTTTAGTATGTCACAAAGGATGCCAACCATAGAATGCCTCTGAACACGTTTCCAACTCTGACACAGGAACCAGTGAAGCCAGAGGAGGGCCGGGACATGGCTAACCGCATCAACGCGTTTGGCTACTTGGAGTGCTCAGCCAAGACGAAAGACGGTGTGAGGGAGGTGTTTGAGATGGCCACCAGGGCGGCGCTGCAGGCCAAGAAACGTGGCAAGAAGAATGCCTGTCTCCTGCTATAGAGAGCTGGGGAAAGACGGGAGGGGAGGGGTAAATAAATCAGGCCAAGGAAAATGCTgcacccctctgtctccatctgtggAAGGGTCGGGGAGGTTCGAGGTGTGCAAGGGAGAAAAAGATCATTAACAAGGCCTAAGGAAATGGAGAAGGTCAAATGTAATGAAAAGGGGAGTTTACATTTTTAAGGCCAAGGTGGCCGTCAACGGCTTTCAGTATAAGATTATCGTATGGTTAAGATTTTTTATTGGGTCTTGGATGACTAGAAGGGTAAAGCAAAAAACACTATCTCTGGTAAACTTATGTCTGAGCGTGGTAGTGATCTCTGAGGGACAGGATAAGATTGGTGTTCTTGATCGGGTCAGAAACCACAGCGCTATTGGCCTGGTTCATAGAGCGGAGCATCATCAGAGAAAGGGGGGGATTCATTACATCAGAATGAATGTATGTTCTGACTCTCGGTGACCTCCTTGGCTTGCAGTGTGTCAGTGCTTGTCTTTAATTTCTGTC
The sequence above is a segment of the Oncorhynchus nerka isolate Pitt River linkage group LG20, Oner_Uvic_2.0, whole genome shotgun sequence genome. Coding sequences within it:
- the LOC115102233 gene encoding rho-related GTP-binding protein RhoA-C isoform X1, which codes for MAKTKELSKDTRNKIVDLHQAGKTESAIGKQLGLKKSTVGAIIRKWKTYKTTDNLPRSGAPRKISPRGGKMITRTMAAIRKKLVIVGDGACGKTCLLIVFSKDQFPEVYVPTVFENYVADIEVDSKQVELALWDTAGQEDYDRLRPLSYPDTDVILMCFSIDSPDSLENIPEKWTPEVKHFCPNVPIILVGNKKDLRNDEHTRRELAKMKQEPVKPEEGRDMANRINAFGYLECSAKTKDGVREVFEMATRAALQAKKRGKKNACLLL
- the LOC115102233 gene encoding rho-related GTP-binding protein RhoA-C isoform X2, which gives rise to MAAIRKKLVIVGDGACGKTCLLIVFSKDQFPEVYVPTVFENYVADIEVDSKQVELALWDTAGQEDYDRLRPLSYPDTDVILMCFSIDSPDSLENIPEKWTPEVKHFCPNVPIILVGNKKDLRNDEHTRRELAKMKQEPVKPEEGRDMANRINAFGYLECSAKTKDGVREVFEMATRAALQAKKRGKKNACLLL